A region of Hemicordylus capensis ecotype Gifberg chromosome 17, rHemCap1.1.pri, whole genome shotgun sequence DNA encodes the following proteins:
- the MAN1B1 gene encoding endoplasmic reticulum mannosyl-oligosaccharide 1,2-alpha-mannosidase isoform X1 — protein sequence MYSASPPPRRDFISVTLGGVEGGGYNNSKAWRRRSCLRKWKQLSRLQRSVILFLFAFLAVCGVITYANMAEPWKSLTSRASEEQKADQEVPGLKPANQAVLPIPKKADANLGDYPDFSLQKPPKQLPGRRGPPHLQIRPPQKDTTKTQEEAAKVEQEPAQVEREHKTEKSVIRWRGAVIDTEQSPEPPSRKVKEPDKPSPAVSEEPKEPVPLNERQLAVIEAFRHAWKAYREFSWGHDELKPVSKSYGEWFGLGLTLIDALDTMWILGLKAEFQEARAWVATHLNFDKNVDVNLFESAIRILGGLLSTYHLSGDSLFLEKAKDIGSRLMPAFNTPSKIPFSDVNIGRGTAHPPRWTSDSTVAEVTSIQLEFRELSRLTGEEKFQNAVDGVMKHVHTLPGKNDGLVPMFINTNSGQFTHLGVYTLGARADSYYEYLLKQWIQGGKKENELLEDYVKGIEGVKMHLLRKSQPKRLTFVGELAHGRFSAKMDHLVCFLPGALALGAHNGLPADHMDLALELAETCYQMYAQVETGLSPEIVHFNMHAQKDQKDVEIKTADRHNLLRPETVESLFYLYRFTGDKKYQDWGWEILESFNKYTRVATGGYTSINNVQSPSNPEPRDKMESFFLSETLKYLFLLFSDDVDLINLDKYVFNTEAHPLPIWPSA from the exons aaatggaagcagctgtcCCGTCTCCAGCGGAGCGTGATCCTCTTCCTGTTTGCCTTTCTGGCGGTCTGCGGTGTCATCACATACGCAAACATGGCTGAACCCTGGAAGA GCCTAACCAGCAGAGCCTCGGAGGAGCAGAAGGCCGACCAGGAGGTCCCTGGCTTGAAACCAGCCAACCAGGCTGTTCTGCCGATACCCAAGAAAGCGGACGCCAACCTTGGGGATTACCCAGATTTTTCACTTCAA AAACCCCCCAAGCAGCTTCCTGGCCGGCGGGGACCCCCCCATCTGCAGATCCGACCACCTCAGAAAGACACGACGAAGACCCAAGAGGAAGCAGCCAAAGTGGAGCAGGAACCTGCCCAGGTGGAGAGAGAGCACAAAACGGAGAAGTCCGTCATCAG GTGGCGAGGAGCCGTGATTGATACGGAGCAGAGCCCGGAACCCCCTTCCCGCAAAGTCAAGGAGCCGGACAAACCTTCGCCGGCCGTGTCCGAAGAGCCCAAAGAGCCAG TGCCCCTCAACGAGCGCCAGCTGGCCGTGATCGAAGCCTTCCGCCATGCCTGGAAGGCCTACAGAGAGTTCTCCTGGGGCCACGACGAGCTCAAGCCCGTCTCCAAGTCGTACGGCGAGTGGTTCGGCCTGGGCCTGACGCTCATCGACGCCCTGGACACCATGTGGATCCTGGGCCTGAAGGCAG AGTTCCAGGAAGCCCGGGCCTGGGTCGCCACCCACCTCAACTTCGACAAGAACGTGGACGTCAACCTTTTTGAGAGCGCCATCCGCATCCTGGGCGGCCTGCTGAGCACCTACCACCTCTCCGGGGACAGCCTCTTCCTCGAAAAAGCC AAAGACATAGGGAGCAGGCTCATGCCGGCCTTCAACACCCCGTCCAAGATCCCCTTTTCAGACGTCAACATCGGCCGGGGCACGGCCCACCCTCCTCGCTGGACGTCTGACAGCACCGTGGCCGAAGTCACCAGCATCCAGCTGGAGTTCCGGGAGCTCTCCCGCCTCACCGGTGAAGAGAAGTTCCAG AACGCCGTGGACGGAGTGATGAAGCACGTCCACACCCTCCCCGGCAAGAACGACGGCCTGGTGCCCATGTTCATCAACACCAACAGCGGGCAGTTCACCCACCTGGGGGTCTACACCCTGGGGGCCCGAGCAGACAGCTACTACGAGTACCTGCTCAAGCAGTGGATCCAGGGGGGCAAGAAAGAAAACGA GCTCCTGGAAGACTACGTGAAAGGCATCGAGGGGGTGAAGATGCATCTTCTCCGGAAGTCCCAGCCGAAAAGGCTGACCTTCGTCGGCGAGCTCGCTCACGGCCGCTTCAGCGCTAAAATG GACCACCTGGTCTGCTTCCTGCCGGGGGCCCTGGCTCTCGGGGCTCACAACGGACTCCCCGCCGATCACATGGACCTGGCCCTGGAGCTGGCGGAAACCTGCTACCAGATGTACGCCCAGGTCGAGACGGGCCTGAGCCCCGAGATCGTCCACTTCAACATGCACGCCCAGAAGGACCAGAAGGACGTGGAGATCAAG aCTGCCGACAGACACAACCTCCTGCGCCCAGAGACGGTGGAGAGCCTTTTCTACCTCTATCGCTTCACTGGCGACAAGAAGTACCAGGACTGGGGCTgggaaatcttggagagcttcAATAAGTACACCCGG GTCGCTACAGGCGGCTACACGTCCATCAACAACGTCCAGAGCCCCAGCAACCCGGAGCCGAGAGACAAGATGGAGAGCTTCTTCCTGAGCGAAACCCTCAAGTACCTTTTCCTGCTCTTCTCGGACGACGTCGACCTGATCAACCTGGACAAGTACGTCTTCAACACGGAGGCTCACCCGCTTCCTATCTGGCCGTCGGCATAA
- the MAN1B1 gene encoding endoplasmic reticulum mannosyl-oligosaccharide 1,2-alpha-mannosidase isoform X2, translating to MYSASPPPRRDFISVTLGGVEGGGYNNSKAWRRRSCLRKWKQLSRLQRSVILFLFAFLAVCGVITYANMAEPWKSLTSRASEEQKADQEVPGLKPANQAVLPIPKKADANLGDYPDFSLQKPPKQLPGRRGPPHLQIRPPQKDTTKTQEEAAKVEQEPAQVEREHKTEKSVIRWRGAVIDTEQSPEPPSRKVKEPDKPSPAVSEEPKEPVPLNERQLAVIEAFRHAWKAYREFSWGHDELKPVSKSYGEWFGLGLTLIDALDTMWILGLKAEFQEARAWVATHLNFDKNVDVNLFESAIRILGGLLSTYHLSGDSLFLEKAKDIGSRLMPAFNTPSKIPFSDVNIGRGTAHPPRWTSDSTVAEVTSIQLEFRELSRLTGEEKFQNAVDGVMKHVHTLPGKNDGLVPMFINTNSGQFTHLGVYTLGARADSYYEYLLKQWIQGGKKENELLEDYVKGIEGVKMHLLRKSQPKRLTFVGELAHGRFSAKMDHLVCFLPGALALGAHNGLPADHMDLALELAETCYQMYAQVETGLSPEIVHFNMHAQKDQKDVEIKTADRHNLLRPETVESLFYLYRFTGDKKYQDWGWEILESFNKYTRVATGGYTSINNVQSPSNPEPRDKMESFFLSETLKYLFLLFSDDVDLINLDKLCTGDRGDEPLPRW from the exons aaatggaagcagctgtcCCGTCTCCAGCGGAGCGTGATCCTCTTCCTGTTTGCCTTTCTGGCGGTCTGCGGTGTCATCACATACGCAAACATGGCTGAACCCTGGAAGA GCCTAACCAGCAGAGCCTCGGAGGAGCAGAAGGCCGACCAGGAGGTCCCTGGCTTGAAACCAGCCAACCAGGCTGTTCTGCCGATACCCAAGAAAGCGGACGCCAACCTTGGGGATTACCCAGATTTTTCACTTCAA AAACCCCCCAAGCAGCTTCCTGGCCGGCGGGGACCCCCCCATCTGCAGATCCGACCACCTCAGAAAGACACGACGAAGACCCAAGAGGAAGCAGCCAAAGTGGAGCAGGAACCTGCCCAGGTGGAGAGAGAGCACAAAACGGAGAAGTCCGTCATCAG GTGGCGAGGAGCCGTGATTGATACGGAGCAGAGCCCGGAACCCCCTTCCCGCAAAGTCAAGGAGCCGGACAAACCTTCGCCGGCCGTGTCCGAAGAGCCCAAAGAGCCAG TGCCCCTCAACGAGCGCCAGCTGGCCGTGATCGAAGCCTTCCGCCATGCCTGGAAGGCCTACAGAGAGTTCTCCTGGGGCCACGACGAGCTCAAGCCCGTCTCCAAGTCGTACGGCGAGTGGTTCGGCCTGGGCCTGACGCTCATCGACGCCCTGGACACCATGTGGATCCTGGGCCTGAAGGCAG AGTTCCAGGAAGCCCGGGCCTGGGTCGCCACCCACCTCAACTTCGACAAGAACGTGGACGTCAACCTTTTTGAGAGCGCCATCCGCATCCTGGGCGGCCTGCTGAGCACCTACCACCTCTCCGGGGACAGCCTCTTCCTCGAAAAAGCC AAAGACATAGGGAGCAGGCTCATGCCGGCCTTCAACACCCCGTCCAAGATCCCCTTTTCAGACGTCAACATCGGCCGGGGCACGGCCCACCCTCCTCGCTGGACGTCTGACAGCACCGTGGCCGAAGTCACCAGCATCCAGCTGGAGTTCCGGGAGCTCTCCCGCCTCACCGGTGAAGAGAAGTTCCAG AACGCCGTGGACGGAGTGATGAAGCACGTCCACACCCTCCCCGGCAAGAACGACGGCCTGGTGCCCATGTTCATCAACACCAACAGCGGGCAGTTCACCCACCTGGGGGTCTACACCCTGGGGGCCCGAGCAGACAGCTACTACGAGTACCTGCTCAAGCAGTGGATCCAGGGGGGCAAGAAAGAAAACGA GCTCCTGGAAGACTACGTGAAAGGCATCGAGGGGGTGAAGATGCATCTTCTCCGGAAGTCCCAGCCGAAAAGGCTGACCTTCGTCGGCGAGCTCGCTCACGGCCGCTTCAGCGCTAAAATG GACCACCTGGTCTGCTTCCTGCCGGGGGCCCTGGCTCTCGGGGCTCACAACGGACTCCCCGCCGATCACATGGACCTGGCCCTGGAGCTGGCGGAAACCTGCTACCAGATGTACGCCCAGGTCGAGACGGGCCTGAGCCCCGAGATCGTCCACTTCAACATGCACGCCCAGAAGGACCAGAAGGACGTGGAGATCAAG aCTGCCGACAGACACAACCTCCTGCGCCCAGAGACGGTGGAGAGCCTTTTCTACCTCTATCGCTTCACTGGCGACAAGAAGTACCAGGACTGGGGCTgggaaatcttggagagcttcAATAAGTACACCCGG GTCGCTACAGGCGGCTACACGTCCATCAACAACGTCCAGAGCCCCAGCAACCCGGAGCCGAGAGACAAGATGGAGAGCTTCTTCCTGAGCGAAACCCTCAAGTACCTTTTCCTGCTCTTCTCGGACGACGTCGACCTGATCAACCTGGACAA
- the MAN1B1 gene encoding endoplasmic reticulum mannosyl-oligosaccharide 1,2-alpha-mannosidase isoform X3, whose product MLFFLRGWLHFSLPRRFRNQTKWKQLSRLQRSVILFLFAFLAVCGVITYANMAEPWKSLTSRASEEQKADQEVPGLKPANQAVLPIPKKADANLGDYPDFSLQKPPKQLPGRRGPPHLQIRPPQKDTTKTQEEAAKVEQEPAQVEREHKTEKSVIRWRGAVIDTEQSPEPPSRKVKEPDKPSPAVSEEPKEPVPLNERQLAVIEAFRHAWKAYREFSWGHDELKPVSKSYGEWFGLGLTLIDALDTMWILGLKAEFQEARAWVATHLNFDKNVDVNLFESAIRILGGLLSTYHLSGDSLFLEKAKDIGSRLMPAFNTPSKIPFSDVNIGRGTAHPPRWTSDSTVAEVTSIQLEFRELSRLTGEEKFQNAVDGVMKHVHTLPGKNDGLVPMFINTNSGQFTHLGVYTLGARADSYYEYLLKQWIQGGKKENELLEDYVKGIEGVKMHLLRKSQPKRLTFVGELAHGRFSAKMDHLVCFLPGALALGAHNGLPADHMDLALELAETCYQMYAQVETGLSPEIVHFNMHAQKDQKDVEIKTADRHNLLRPETVESLFYLYRFTGDKKYQDWGWEILESFNKYTRVATGGYTSINNVQSPSNPEPRDKMESFFLSETLKYLFLLFSDDVDLINLDKYVFNTEAHPLPIWPSA is encoded by the exons aaatggaagcagctgtcCCGTCTCCAGCGGAGCGTGATCCTCTTCCTGTTTGCCTTTCTGGCGGTCTGCGGTGTCATCACATACGCAAACATGGCTGAACCCTGGAAGA GCCTAACCAGCAGAGCCTCGGAGGAGCAGAAGGCCGACCAGGAGGTCCCTGGCTTGAAACCAGCCAACCAGGCTGTTCTGCCGATACCCAAGAAAGCGGACGCCAACCTTGGGGATTACCCAGATTTTTCACTTCAA AAACCCCCCAAGCAGCTTCCTGGCCGGCGGGGACCCCCCCATCTGCAGATCCGACCACCTCAGAAAGACACGACGAAGACCCAAGAGGAAGCAGCCAAAGTGGAGCAGGAACCTGCCCAGGTGGAGAGAGAGCACAAAACGGAGAAGTCCGTCATCAG GTGGCGAGGAGCCGTGATTGATACGGAGCAGAGCCCGGAACCCCCTTCCCGCAAAGTCAAGGAGCCGGACAAACCTTCGCCGGCCGTGTCCGAAGAGCCCAAAGAGCCAG TGCCCCTCAACGAGCGCCAGCTGGCCGTGATCGAAGCCTTCCGCCATGCCTGGAAGGCCTACAGAGAGTTCTCCTGGGGCCACGACGAGCTCAAGCCCGTCTCCAAGTCGTACGGCGAGTGGTTCGGCCTGGGCCTGACGCTCATCGACGCCCTGGACACCATGTGGATCCTGGGCCTGAAGGCAG AGTTCCAGGAAGCCCGGGCCTGGGTCGCCACCCACCTCAACTTCGACAAGAACGTGGACGTCAACCTTTTTGAGAGCGCCATCCGCATCCTGGGCGGCCTGCTGAGCACCTACCACCTCTCCGGGGACAGCCTCTTCCTCGAAAAAGCC AAAGACATAGGGAGCAGGCTCATGCCGGCCTTCAACACCCCGTCCAAGATCCCCTTTTCAGACGTCAACATCGGCCGGGGCACGGCCCACCCTCCTCGCTGGACGTCTGACAGCACCGTGGCCGAAGTCACCAGCATCCAGCTGGAGTTCCGGGAGCTCTCCCGCCTCACCGGTGAAGAGAAGTTCCAG AACGCCGTGGACGGAGTGATGAAGCACGTCCACACCCTCCCCGGCAAGAACGACGGCCTGGTGCCCATGTTCATCAACACCAACAGCGGGCAGTTCACCCACCTGGGGGTCTACACCCTGGGGGCCCGAGCAGACAGCTACTACGAGTACCTGCTCAAGCAGTGGATCCAGGGGGGCAAGAAAGAAAACGA GCTCCTGGAAGACTACGTGAAAGGCATCGAGGGGGTGAAGATGCATCTTCTCCGGAAGTCCCAGCCGAAAAGGCTGACCTTCGTCGGCGAGCTCGCTCACGGCCGCTTCAGCGCTAAAATG GACCACCTGGTCTGCTTCCTGCCGGGGGCCCTGGCTCTCGGGGCTCACAACGGACTCCCCGCCGATCACATGGACCTGGCCCTGGAGCTGGCGGAAACCTGCTACCAGATGTACGCCCAGGTCGAGACGGGCCTGAGCCCCGAGATCGTCCACTTCAACATGCACGCCCAGAAGGACCAGAAGGACGTGGAGATCAAG aCTGCCGACAGACACAACCTCCTGCGCCCAGAGACGGTGGAGAGCCTTTTCTACCTCTATCGCTTCACTGGCGACAAGAAGTACCAGGACTGGGGCTgggaaatcttggagagcttcAATAAGTACACCCGG GTCGCTACAGGCGGCTACACGTCCATCAACAACGTCCAGAGCCCCAGCAACCCGGAGCCGAGAGACAAGATGGAGAGCTTCTTCCTGAGCGAAACCCTCAAGTACCTTTTCCTGCTCTTCTCGGACGACGTCGACCTGATCAACCTGGACAAGTACGTCTTCAACACGGAGGCTCACCCGCTTCCTATCTGGCCGTCGGCATAA
- the MAN1B1 gene encoding endoplasmic reticulum mannosyl-oligosaccharide 1,2-alpha-mannosidase isoform X4, whose amino-acid sequence MAEPWKSLTSRASEEQKADQEVPGLKPANQAVLPIPKKADANLGDYPDFSLQKPPKQLPGRRGPPHLQIRPPQKDTTKTQEEAAKVEQEPAQVEREHKTEKSVIRWRGAVIDTEQSPEPPSRKVKEPDKPSPAVSEEPKEPVPLNERQLAVIEAFRHAWKAYREFSWGHDELKPVSKSYGEWFGLGLTLIDALDTMWILGLKAEFQEARAWVATHLNFDKNVDVNLFESAIRILGGLLSTYHLSGDSLFLEKAKDIGSRLMPAFNTPSKIPFSDVNIGRGTAHPPRWTSDSTVAEVTSIQLEFRELSRLTGEEKFQNAVDGVMKHVHTLPGKNDGLVPMFINTNSGQFTHLGVYTLGARADSYYEYLLKQWIQGGKKENELLEDYVKGIEGVKMHLLRKSQPKRLTFVGELAHGRFSAKMDHLVCFLPGALALGAHNGLPADHMDLALELAETCYQMYAQVETGLSPEIVHFNMHAQKDQKDVEIKTADRHNLLRPETVESLFYLYRFTGDKKYQDWGWEILESFNKYTRVATGGYTSINNVQSPSNPEPRDKMESFFLSETLKYLFLLFSDDVDLINLDKYVFNTEAHPLPIWPSA is encoded by the exons ATGGCTGAACCCTGGAAGA GCCTAACCAGCAGAGCCTCGGAGGAGCAGAAGGCCGACCAGGAGGTCCCTGGCTTGAAACCAGCCAACCAGGCTGTTCTGCCGATACCCAAGAAAGCGGACGCCAACCTTGGGGATTACCCAGATTTTTCACTTCAA AAACCCCCCAAGCAGCTTCCTGGCCGGCGGGGACCCCCCCATCTGCAGATCCGACCACCTCAGAAAGACACGACGAAGACCCAAGAGGAAGCAGCCAAAGTGGAGCAGGAACCTGCCCAGGTGGAGAGAGAGCACAAAACGGAGAAGTCCGTCATCAG GTGGCGAGGAGCCGTGATTGATACGGAGCAGAGCCCGGAACCCCCTTCCCGCAAAGTCAAGGAGCCGGACAAACCTTCGCCGGCCGTGTCCGAAGAGCCCAAAGAGCCAG TGCCCCTCAACGAGCGCCAGCTGGCCGTGATCGAAGCCTTCCGCCATGCCTGGAAGGCCTACAGAGAGTTCTCCTGGGGCCACGACGAGCTCAAGCCCGTCTCCAAGTCGTACGGCGAGTGGTTCGGCCTGGGCCTGACGCTCATCGACGCCCTGGACACCATGTGGATCCTGGGCCTGAAGGCAG AGTTCCAGGAAGCCCGGGCCTGGGTCGCCACCCACCTCAACTTCGACAAGAACGTGGACGTCAACCTTTTTGAGAGCGCCATCCGCATCCTGGGCGGCCTGCTGAGCACCTACCACCTCTCCGGGGACAGCCTCTTCCTCGAAAAAGCC AAAGACATAGGGAGCAGGCTCATGCCGGCCTTCAACACCCCGTCCAAGATCCCCTTTTCAGACGTCAACATCGGCCGGGGCACGGCCCACCCTCCTCGCTGGACGTCTGACAGCACCGTGGCCGAAGTCACCAGCATCCAGCTGGAGTTCCGGGAGCTCTCCCGCCTCACCGGTGAAGAGAAGTTCCAG AACGCCGTGGACGGAGTGATGAAGCACGTCCACACCCTCCCCGGCAAGAACGACGGCCTGGTGCCCATGTTCATCAACACCAACAGCGGGCAGTTCACCCACCTGGGGGTCTACACCCTGGGGGCCCGAGCAGACAGCTACTACGAGTACCTGCTCAAGCAGTGGATCCAGGGGGGCAAGAAAGAAAACGA GCTCCTGGAAGACTACGTGAAAGGCATCGAGGGGGTGAAGATGCATCTTCTCCGGAAGTCCCAGCCGAAAAGGCTGACCTTCGTCGGCGAGCTCGCTCACGGCCGCTTCAGCGCTAAAATG GACCACCTGGTCTGCTTCCTGCCGGGGGCCCTGGCTCTCGGGGCTCACAACGGACTCCCCGCCGATCACATGGACCTGGCCCTGGAGCTGGCGGAAACCTGCTACCAGATGTACGCCCAGGTCGAGACGGGCCTGAGCCCCGAGATCGTCCACTTCAACATGCACGCCCAGAAGGACCAGAAGGACGTGGAGATCAAG aCTGCCGACAGACACAACCTCCTGCGCCCAGAGACGGTGGAGAGCCTTTTCTACCTCTATCGCTTCACTGGCGACAAGAAGTACCAGGACTGGGGCTgggaaatcttggagagcttcAATAAGTACACCCGG GTCGCTACAGGCGGCTACACGTCCATCAACAACGTCCAGAGCCCCAGCAACCCGGAGCCGAGAGACAAGATGGAGAGCTTCTTCCTGAGCGAAACCCTCAAGTACCTTTTCCTGCTCTTCTCGGACGACGTCGACCTGATCAACCTGGACAAGTACGTCTTCAACACGGAGGCTCACCCGCTTCCTATCTGGCCGTCGGCATAA